The Pedobacter frigiditerrae genomic sequence CAGGGGCTGGTAAAACAATGCTTGCCAAGCGCTTACCCACAATTTTACCACCTTTAAATTTAAATGAGGCTTTAGAAAGCACAAAGATTTATTCGGTTGCAGGAAAACTTCCGGTTGCCAATGCGTTAATGACAGAGCGACCTTTTCGCTCGCCACATCATACGATTTCTGATGTTGCTTTAGTTGGTGGGGGAATGAATCCACAACCTGGAGAAATATCTTTAGCACATAACGGTGTTTTATTTTTGGATGAATTACCTGAGTTTAAAAGAACTGTTTTGGAAGTAATGCGCCAACCTTTGGAAGACAGGAAAGTAACGATTTCTAGGGCTCGATTCTCGGTTGAATATCCATCTAGCTTCATGTTGATTGCTTCTATGAATCCATGTCCGTGTGGGTTTTTTAATCACCCTGAAAAAGAATGTTTGTGTGGACCAGGAATAGTTCAAAAATATTTAAGCAAAATCTCTGGACCATTATTAGATAGAATTGATTTACATGTGGAGGTTACGCCGGTAAATTTTACAGAGCTGGCTTCATCTCGCGAAGCAGAAAAAAGTAGTTTAATTAGAGAACGTGTAATGAAAGCAAGGGCAGTTCAGGATAGACGTTTTGAAGCTAATGATGCCTTGCATTTTAACGCACAAATGAGTCCGAATATGGTGAGAAATATTTGTGTGATTGATGAAACTGGACAAGTGTTAATTAAACGAGCGATGGAAAAGTTAGGTTTATCTGCTCGTGCTTACGACCGTATTTTAAAAGTTGCCCGAACCATTGCAGATTTAGCAGACAGCGAAAACATTGAACCAGAACATTTAGCTGAGGCTATACATTACAGAAGTTTGGATAGGGAAAGTTGGGCGGGGTAGTAATGGAAAATGGAAGAGGTAAAATGGTAAATGGGCTCAGTCAAGTATGCGCTGTTTTTTGCTATTCGATATGTTCTGAAAGGCCTGAGCTATCGCACGCCTGTGGCGTGTGAAGGAAATATTAAATAAAAAAAATTGAACTAATGAGCCGTAAATATAAGTTTCATAATAAAGAGGGACTGTACTTTGTAAGTTTTGCAACGGTAAATTGGATAGATGTATTTGTTAGACCTTTATATTGCGATATTTTAGTAGATAGCTTAAATTACAGCAAACCAAATCTTGGTCTTGAATTGTACTGCTGGTGTATCATGCCAAGCCATGTACATTTAATATTTAGAGCAAAAGACAATAAC encodes the following:
- a CDS encoding YifB family Mg chelatase-like AAA ATPase, translating into MLVKTYGSAVYGVDALTITIEVSIVSGTKYFVVGLPDNAVKESMFRVESAIRTSGYHMPRQRIVVNLAPADIRKEGSAYDLPIAIAILAASGQIEIEDLDKYFIMGELSMDGGLQSIKGALPTSIQARNDNFKGFILPKVNSREAGIVNNVLVYGMETLKEVIDFFNGKEKPEPVVVDTREEFFNQINSYEQDFSDVKGQENIKRALEIAAAGGHNVILIGPPGAGKTMLAKRLPTILPPLNLNEALESTKIYSVAGKLPVANALMTERPFRSPHHTISDVALVGGGMNPQPGEISLAHNGVLFLDELPEFKRTVLEVMRQPLEDRKVTISRARFSVEYPSSFMLIASMNPCPCGFFNHPEKECLCGPGIVQKYLSKISGPLLDRIDLHVEVTPVNFTELASSREAEKSSLIRERVMKARAVQDRRFEANDALHFNAQMSPNMVRNICVIDETGQVLIKRAMEKLGLSARAYDRILKVARTIADLADSENIEPEHLAEAIHYRSLDRESWAG